In Egicoccus sp. AB-alg2, one genomic interval encodes:
- a CDS encoding lysophospholipid acyltransferase family protein, whose translation MRLREAARDWRWGRRPLPPGTVVDTVQAPGPRPFPTGWSRTRPARVARTGLQAGVLAPLLASQLDITVEDRERVLEAARAPVVLAPNHSSHLDAPLVLTALPPEVRRKTVTVAASDYFFDAWWRAAATALVFNAVPIDRTQRSRSELPDDLLAAGNHLLLFPEGTRSKDGWAGRFRHGAAHLAKTAGVAIVPVAIEGSWRAMPRGAAWPVSGRPRVRVRFGAPLRARADEPVTALTGRLEDSIAVLLDEHRTDWWTAMRNRQKGETPSARGPQVADWRRRWELLEPDDRDARRRVWPARGGGA comes from the coding sequence ATGCGACTGCGCGAGGCGGCGCGCGACTGGCGCTGGGGCCGGCGGCCGCTGCCGCCCGGCACGGTCGTGGACACCGTGCAGGCGCCCGGGCCGCGACCGTTCCCGACCGGCTGGTCGCGGACGCGACCGGCCCGCGTGGCCCGCACCGGCCTGCAGGCGGGCGTGCTGGCGCCGCTGCTGGCCTCGCAGCTGGACATCACGGTCGAGGACCGCGAACGGGTCCTGGAGGCGGCCCGGGCACCGGTCGTGCTCGCCCCCAACCACTCCAGCCACCTCGACGCCCCGCTCGTGCTGACCGCGCTGCCGCCCGAGGTCCGTCGCAAGACCGTGACCGTCGCCGCCTCCGACTACTTCTTCGACGCCTGGTGGCGGGCGGCCGCCACCGCGCTGGTGTTCAACGCGGTGCCGATCGACCGCACGCAGCGCAGCCGCAGCGAACTGCCCGACGACCTGCTCGCCGCCGGCAACCACCTGCTGCTGTTCCCCGAGGGCACCCGCTCCAAGGACGGGTGGGCCGGGCGGTTCCGCCACGGCGCCGCCCACCTCGCCAAGACGGCCGGTGTCGCGATCGTACCGGTCGCGATCGAGGGTTCGTGGCGGGCGATGCCGCGTGGCGCGGCCTGGCCCGTCTCCGGCCGGCCCAGGGTCCGGGTGCGGTTCGGCGCGCCGCTGCGGGCCCGCGCCGACGAGCCGGTCACCGCACTCACCGGCCGCCTGGAGGACAGCATCGCCGTGCTGCTCGACGAGCACCGCACCGACTGGTGGACCGCCATGCGCAACCGTCAGAAGGGCGAGACGCCCAGCGCCCGCGGGCCCCAGGTGGCCGACTGGCGGCGGCGCTGGGAGCTGCTGGAACCCGACGACCGCGACGCCCGCCGTCGGGTGTGGCCGGCACGGGGAGGTGGCGCATGA